From a single Geoanaerobacter pelophilus genomic region:
- a CDS encoding ADP-ribose-binding protein, producing the protein MVELTGNIWDYWGKAIIVVTTNGSLTRDGRAILGRGVARQALEYCPDLAYRLGMLLKAHGNHVTDLGNNLASFPVEETAWSLPDMQLIVRSALELRQLADSKGWRQVVVPRPGCGGGGLQWQDVEPLLSKYFDDRFLVITAAQ; encoded by the coding sequence ATGGTGGAGCTGACCGGCAACATCTGGGACTACTGGGGCAAGGCGATTATCGTAGTCACCACCAACGGCAGTCTTACCAGGGATGGCCGGGCGATTCTGGGGCGAGGGGTGGCACGCCAGGCACTGGAATACTGCCCTGATCTGGCGTACCGTCTTGGAATGCTTCTCAAAGCTCATGGCAATCATGTTACTGACTTGGGAAACAACCTGGCAAGTTTTCCCGTGGAAGAGACCGCCTGGTCGCTTCCTGACATGCAACTCATTGTCCGCTCGGCATTGGAGCTGAGGCAGCTTGCCGACAGCAAGGGGTGGCGCCAGGTTGTCGTCCCCCGCCCGGGCTGCGGCGGCGGAGGGTTGCAGTGGCAGGATGTCGAACCTCTACTATCTAAGTATTTCGATGACCGTTTTCTGGTTATAACAGCCGCGCAGTAG
- the kdpA gene encoding potassium-transporting ATPase subunit KdpA has translation MSTYDGMQIILFSMVLLALIKPLGSYMAKVYQGERTLLTSVLAPCENFLYRISGVNKDEEMGWQRYALAMLLFNLALFVALFAILITQHLLPLNPQKLPAFSWQLALNTAISFTTNTNWQAYAGEQAASYFTQMVGLTVHNFVSAATGMAIVIALIRGFCRRKTSMLGNFWVDMTRSVLYILLPISLVAALVLVSQGVIQNFNPYKTVPLLQETSYDKPKLDDKGSPLKDGNGHPVIEKVIVKEVQIPMGPVASQEAIKELGTNGGGFFNANSAHPFENPTPLSNMLEILLILLIPGALTYTFGVMVGNTRQGWALLGVMLFVMILAFGVLQSVESSGNPLVANLGVQSVNMEGKEVRFGLAGSSLFTVATTGTSCGAVNTMHDSLTPLGGMVPLSLILLGEIIFGGVGSGLYTMLAFSIIAVFVSGLMIGRTPEYLGKKIEVREMWLSILTILTAGVVVLILSGIAMVTPQAVSSMANPGAHGLSEVFYGIASMANNNGSAFAGLNANVSFYNLLGSLAMIIGRYVPAVAVLAMAGSLAEKKYVPPSLGTLPTDKAPFAIWLTLVILIVGALTFFPAMSLGPIVEQLTMLGGN, from the coding sequence ATGAGCACATATGATGGGATGCAAATAATTCTTTTTTCTATGGTTCTGCTGGCGCTGATAAAGCCGCTCGGTAGCTACATGGCCAAGGTTTACCAAGGGGAGAGGACTTTACTGACCTCCGTTTTAGCTCCCTGTGAAAATTTTCTCTATCGGATCAGTGGGGTGAATAAAGATGAAGAGATGGGGTGGCAACGTTACGCTTTGGCCATGTTGCTCTTCAACCTGGCGCTCTTTGTGGCGCTATTCGCTATCCTGATAACCCAGCACCTGTTGCCGCTCAATCCGCAGAAGTTGCCGGCTTTTTCCTGGCAACTGGCGCTCAACACGGCAATCAGTTTTACCACCAACACCAACTGGCAGGCCTATGCCGGCGAACAGGCCGCCAGCTACTTCACCCAGATGGTGGGGCTGACGGTGCACAATTTTGTCTCTGCGGCCACCGGCATGGCCATCGTCATTGCTCTGATCCGCGGCTTTTGCCGGCGCAAAACCTCCATGCTGGGCAATTTCTGGGTGGACATGACCCGCAGTGTTCTCTATATCCTGCTCCCCATCTCACTGGTAGCTGCTCTTGTCCTTGTCTCCCAGGGGGTGATTCAGAACTTCAACCCATACAAGACTGTTCCGTTGCTGCAGGAAACCAGTTACGACAAACCGAAGCTTGACGACAAGGGAAGCCCGCTCAAGGATGGCAATGGACACCCGGTTATTGAGAAAGTGATCGTCAAAGAGGTGCAGATCCCGATGGGACCGGTTGCCTCTCAGGAGGCGATCAAGGAGCTGGGGACCAACGGCGGCGGCTTCTTCAATGCCAACTCGGCCCACCCCTTTGAAAACCCGACCCCGCTCTCGAATATGCTGGAGATACTGCTCATTCTGCTGATTCCCGGCGCATTGACCTACACCTTCGGCGTTATGGTAGGCAACACCCGGCAGGGGTGGGCGCTCTTGGGAGTCATGCTGTTTGTGATGATTTTAGCCTTTGGAGTTTTGCAGAGTGTCGAGAGCAGCGGCAACCCGCTGGTTGCCAACCTCGGAGTACAGAGTGTCAACATGGAAGGGAAGGAAGTCCGCTTCGGCCTGGCCGGTAGTTCGCTATTCACCGTGGCAACCACCGGAACCTCTTGTGGGGCAGTCAATACCATGCACGACTCGCTCACCCCGCTCGGCGGCATGGTGCCTTTGAGCCTGATCCTGTTGGGCGAGATCATCTTCGGCGGGGTCGGCTCCGGTCTCTACACCATGCTCGCCTTCTCCATCATCGCGGTTTTCGTCTCCGGTCTGATGATCGGCCGGACCCCTGAATACTTGGGAAAGAAGATCGAGGTGCGGGAGATGTGGCTGTCGATCCTGACGATCCTCACCGCCGGGGTGGTGGTCCTGATCCTGTCGGGAATTGCCATGGTCACCCCTCAGGCAGTGTCATCCATGGCCAACCCTGGTGCCCACGGCCTCTCCGAAGTGTTTTACGGCATTGCCTCCATGGCCAACAACAACGGCAGCGCCTTTGCCGGGTTAAACGCCAACGTCAGCTTCTATAACCTCCTCGGATCTCTGGCCATGATAATAGGTCGCTACGTGCCGGCCGTAGCGGTATTGGCCATGGCCGGATCACTGGCGGAAAAGAAATATGTTCCCCCGAGCCTGGGGACCCTCCCCACCGACAAAGCGCCGTTCGCCATCTGGCTGACGCTGGTAATCCTTATCGTCGGTGCGCTTACCTTCTTCCCTGCCATGTCGCTTGGACCGATTGTCGAACAGCTGACCATGCTGGGAGGTAATTAG
- the kdpB gene encoding potassium-transporting ATPase subunit KdpB, whose translation MSKHSAEPISIFDRRIIKPALIESLKKLDPRILWRNPVMFCVEIASAITLITFIMSLTGANREPAWFTGSVSIWLWLTVIFSTFAEALAEGRGKARAASLRKSRTDVTAKRLEQPEFGSSYATVGASQLRKGDLILVEANDMIAGDGDVVAGAALVNESAVTGESAPVVRESGGDRSAVTGGTTVIANAIIVRITANPGETFLDRMIGLIEGAKRRKTPNEIALEVLLIALTLVFLLVCANISPLSIYSVKAAGQGTPVSLTILVALFVCLAPTTIAALLPAIGIAGMDRLFQKNVIALSGRAIEAAGDVNVLLLDKTGTITHGNREAVSFVPVGGHSEQELAEAALMASITDETPEGRSVILLASQKYGLTKDAPPDGAETITFSADTRLSGINAEGRKYRKGASDATISFVKNLGGKSVPGDLEGVVDKIARAGATPLVVSKDNEILGVINLKDIVKAGIQERFLQLRSMGIKTVMITGDNPLTAAAIAAEAQVDDFLAQAKPEEKLRLIREYQEQGFMVAMTGDGTNDAPALAQADVAVAMNTGTQPAREAANIIDLDSNPTKLLDIVEVGKQILMTRGNLTTFSISNDVAKYFAIIPAMMLSIYPQLGVLNVMHLASPFSAILSAVIFNAVIIPMLVPLALRGTKFLPLPAEKLLIHNLLIYGVGGMIAPFVGIKAIDLMIGMVV comes from the coding sequence ATGTCGAAACATTCAGCTGAACCGATATCAATCTTCGACAGGCGGATAATCAAACCCGCCCTGATCGAATCCCTGAAAAAACTCGATCCCCGCATTCTCTGGCGCAATCCAGTCATGTTCTGCGTCGAGATTGCCAGTGCCATCACCCTGATCACCTTTATCATGTCACTCACCGGAGCCAACCGTGAACCGGCCTGGTTCACCGGCTCTGTCTCCATCTGGCTCTGGTTGACAGTAATCTTCTCCACCTTTGCCGAGGCATTGGCTGAAGGCCGTGGCAAGGCCCGGGCCGCATCTCTGAGAAAGAGCCGGACGGATGTAACTGCCAAGCGTCTGGAACAGCCTGAATTCGGCAGCAGTTACGCCACGGTAGGGGCCAGTCAGCTGCGCAAAGGGGATCTGATTCTGGTTGAAGCCAACGACATGATCGCCGGTGACGGCGATGTCGTAGCTGGAGCTGCTCTGGTGAATGAATCAGCCGTCACTGGTGAGTCGGCTCCGGTGGTCCGCGAATCAGGCGGAGATCGGAGCGCGGTCACCGGGGGCACCACGGTCATTGCCAACGCCATTATCGTCAGAATCACCGCTAACCCCGGTGAAACATTCCTGGATCGTATGATCGGCCTGATAGAAGGAGCCAAGCGCCGCAAGACCCCCAACGAGATCGCTCTGGAGGTATTGCTCATCGCCTTGACCCTGGTATTTTTGCTGGTTTGCGCCAACATCAGTCCGCTTTCAATTTACAGCGTCAAGGCCGCCGGACAGGGGACACCGGTTTCGTTGACCATCCTGGTGGCGCTCTTTGTCTGTCTGGCTCCAACCACTATTGCTGCGCTGTTACCCGCAATCGGCATTGCCGGTATGGATCGTCTCTTTCAGAAGAACGTCATTGCCCTCTCCGGCAGGGCCATCGAGGCAGCCGGCGATGTCAACGTTTTGTTGCTTGACAAGACCGGCACCATTACCCATGGCAACCGCGAGGCAGTATCATTTGTCCCGGTTGGCGGACACAGTGAGCAAGAGTTGGCCGAGGCAGCCCTGATGGCATCCATAACTGACGAGACCCCGGAAGGACGGAGCGTGATTCTGCTTGCCAGTCAGAAATACGGTCTCACTAAGGATGCCCCACCTGATGGAGCCGAAACTATCACTTTCAGCGCCGACACCCGCCTCTCGGGGATTAATGCTGAGGGGCGGAAATACCGCAAGGGAGCTAGCGATGCAACGATCTCCTTCGTGAAAAACCTGGGAGGTAAGTCAGTACCCGGCGATCTCGAAGGTGTTGTTGACAAGATTGCCCGGGCCGGGGCAACCCCATTAGTGGTAAGCAAAGACAATGAGATCCTGGGAGTGATTAATCTTAAGGACATCGTCAAAGCCGGCATCCAGGAGCGCTTTCTGCAACTGCGCAGCATGGGGATCAAGACGGTTATGATCACTGGCGATAACCCACTGACCGCTGCTGCCATCGCCGCCGAGGCCCAGGTGGACGACTTCCTGGCCCAGGCCAAGCCGGAGGAGAAACTGCGGCTGATCCGCGAGTACCAGGAGCAGGGATTCATGGTGGCCATGACCGGCGACGGCACCAACGACGCCCCGGCCCTGGCCCAGGCCGACGTGGCGGTTGCCATGAACACCGGCACCCAGCCGGCCCGGGAGGCGGCCAATATCATCGATCTTGACAGCAACCCCACCAAGTTGCTGGACATCGTCGAGGTGGGCAAGCAGATCCTGATGACGCGCGGCAACCTGACAACCTTCAGCATCTCCAACGATGTGGCCAAGTACTTTGCCATCATTCCGGCGATGATGCTCTCAATTTATCCGCAGCTGGGAGTATTGAACGTCATGCATCTGGCGAGTCCCTTCAGCGCCATACTTTCCGCTGTGATCTTCAATGCGGTCATCATTCCGATGCTGGTGCCTCTGGCCCTGAGAGGGACCAAGTTTCTTCCTCTGCCGGCGGAGAAGTTGCTGATCCACAACCTCCTCATCTACGGAGTCGGCGGGATGATCGCTCCGTTTGTCGGGATCAAGGCAATCGATCTGATGATTGGGATGGTCGTTTAA
- the kdpC gene encoding potassium-transporting ATPase subunit KdpC, protein MNELKPAILMLIVFTIICGGIYPAVVTGLAYAVFPKQAKGSFVVDKTNREIGSILIGQPFSDPKYFWPRPSTTTDFGYNPAGSSGSNAGPTNPDYLKTVSDRVKALHDSGVTGSVPADLVQGSASGLDPHITPEAALVQVPRVARARGVSEISVKQAVSQATEGLQFGVLGAPRVNLLVLNLELDKFTR, encoded by the coding sequence ATGAACGAACTAAAACCAGCAATCCTGATGCTCATAGTGTTCACCATCATCTGCGGCGGCATTTATCCGGCGGTGGTTACTGGCCTTGCATATGCCGTTTTCCCAAAACAGGCCAAAGGAAGCTTTGTTGTAGACAAAACAAACAGAGAGATCGGTTCGATATTGATCGGTCAGCCCTTTTCCGACCCCAAATATTTCTGGCCGCGTCCTTCCACCACCACCGATTTTGGCTACAATCCTGCTGGGTCCAGTGGTTCCAATGCCGGTCCCACCAATCCGGATTATCTGAAAACTGTTAGTGATCGTGTTAAGGCGCTCCACGATTCAGGAGTGACCGGTTCTGTTCCGGCAGATCTTGTGCAGGGCTCGGCCAGCGGCCTCGATCCGCATATTACACCGGAAGCCGCCTTGGTACAGGTACCGCGTGTTGCCAGGGCACGTGGCGTCTCGGAAATTTCAGTCAAGCAGGCTGTCTCTCAGGCTACTGAAGGGCTGCAATTTGGCGTACTGGGAGCACCGCGGGTAAATCTGCTTGTATTGAACCTCGAATTGGATAAATTTACCAGATGA